The genomic segment gcacaacacacacacacacacacacagacacctttCCACTCTCTTCTGGTGGGCTGGACAACCTATactaaaaaaaaaagatttcacCCAAAACAataggactcacacacacacactcacacaaccgTCCCCACTCAATCACTTTTATTCACATTCTCCTACACCAGTCCCTGTAGCATGGACATCCCAGGCatttctactctctcctctctgttcaatCCCCTTATCACAGTTTTCCACACATGGCACAAGCAGTGTCACCCACACCACACTGAGAGAGTCGGGAGAGGTGTGAGAGTGTGGTTGCCGGCTGGTATCtttaagtgtgagtgtgtgattgCATGAATGCGTGCCTATGTGTGCTGGTAGAGGTACACgtgaaaagcacacacacacacacacacacacacacacacacacacacacacacacacacacacacacacacacacacacacacacacacacacacacacacacacacacacacacacacacacacacacacacacacacacacacacacacacacacacacacacacacacacacacattaagatAGTGACGCCAGCCCTCTGCGCTAGAGAGATCATCCAAATAAAGTGGGGGAAGTCTCCAAAAACAACACAGAACAGGAGGCGAGGCATACAGCTGAAGTAACCCAGCAGGGGATGAGATAGGAGGGAGAGCTACGTGTCCATAAACACGTATACAAGTAGGTCGAGGTCACTGCTTTAATTGTGAACAGGTATGATTCAATAATAATACAAGGAAAACAACAACTAGGGGTTGTGGCCTATTTTCTGTTGCTTACTGTAGGCTATGTGACTATGGGTTTTGCATGGTAATTACGGATGAGGATACAGAGACATAAACATAGACAAAGACATTTCCACAAGAATAGATTCATGTGGTTCCAGAATCAACTTTGTGCATCATGTCAGAATGGAACAACGGTCCACAGAAACTGAACGTAGCCAACCTATTTCCCCGGCCCTAGAGAATGTGTGCTTTTCAATCCACTGGAAGCCATGTCGCAGTAAATCACTGAGCCAAACTGGTGCTTATGGGTTCATCCGGTAACAATAACATGGGTCCATTTTCTCTCCGATAAGGAGATTGCAATGGAAAACATTTCACTTCCCATATTGCTCCTCACAGCAGCCAGGAATTGATTTTTGGTGACCACAGATAAACTGTCTCTGGCTCTCAGATGGAAATACAGTTATAGGCGACAAATTGCATAATACAGAGGCACAGATTAGGCGGGCCAtgatgacagagagaaagaggaaaacgGTAGAAAGCAGAGACCAATTTTCATAGGAAAGGGAGGGAGCCATGCTGTGCTGAATGTTTAGAGGCACTGCCGGTGTTAAAATGACAATGGTTAGGAAAGGGTGGGGGTTCATAAGAAAAGGAGTTATGTATTGCATCTGTAAGTATGTATTTCATCCATTTTCATGCAATACTGTATtatcttgctgctggtgactctcagatccacctctacgcagacgacaacattttgtatacatctggcccttcattggacactgtgttaacaaacctccaaacgagcttcaatgccatacaacactccttccgtggccaactgctcttaaacgctagtaaaactaaatgcatgctcttcaatcgaacactgcttgcacccgcctgcccgactagaatcactactctcggcggctctgacttagaatatgtggacaactacaaatacctaggtgtctggttagactgtaaactctccttccagactcacattaagcatctccaatccaaagttaaatctagaatcagcttcctatttcgcaacaaagcctccttcactcatgctgctaaacatgccctcgtaaaactgactatcctaccgatccttgacttcggcgatgtcatttacaaaatagcttccaacactctactcagcaaattggatgtagtctatcacagtgccatccgttttgtcaccaaagccccatatactacccaccattgtgacttgtacgctcttgttggctggccctcactacatatttgtcgccaaacccactggctccaggtcatctataaatcccttctaggcaaatccccaccttatcttagctcattagtCACcacagcaacacccacccgtagtatgcgctccagcaggtatatctcactggtcatccccaaagccaacacctcctttggtcgccattccttacagttctctgctgcaaatgactggaacgaactgcaaaaatctctgaagctggagacacttatctccctcactatctttaagcatcagttgtcagagcagcgtaccgatcactgcacctgtacacagcccatctgtaattagcccacccaactacctcatctccatattgttattttcattgttatttattttgctcatttgcaccccagtatctctatttgcacatcatcttctgcacatctatcactccagtgttaaattataattgtaattattttgcactatggcctagttattgccttacctccataacttactacatttacacacactgaatatagattttctattgtgttattgactgtacgttttgtttatcccatgtgtaactctgtgttgttgttgttttttccgcactgctatgctttatcttggccaggtcgcagttgtaaatgagaacttgttctcaactggcttacctggttaaataaaggttaaataaatacaaatctctatgcactgtactgtactgtaggtgatcACCTGAGAATGGTGGCACAAGGTGGAAAGGAGAGACCAGTAGATTGATTGATAGGAGGTACATTATAAACCGCTCTAGTGATaatggagtgggtgtgtgtgtccctaCCCTCTGTGCTGATCTCCCGAGAGCGGACAAGGTCACTCTTGTTGCCCACGAGGATGATGGGAGTGTGGGGCAGTGACTCCCTGAGGATGAGGCGGAGCTGGGCGGTACGGTGGAAACTTCTCCTGTCTGTCACAGAGAACACCAGCACAACCACCTCACACTGCAGCGTGGACAGGTCCTAcaacaccaaaacacacacagagagtcattAATGACAATGATACACACTTTGTCGCTGTCGGATGAAAACCTCTTATCTCCAAAACATAAACTTTTCAGGAATATTTTACCATTAACGAACACACATTTTCAAAACTTCCAAAGCTACTTTGAATACATTTTCTTGGTCTTAGAGCCATGAAATGTTCAGAGTACATTGAGGAGCGTTACTGCTTTCAATACATAAACAAAAAGAGCTAAGAGGTTTTCATCAGACAGCGACGACTTGTTCTTAATAACCTACTTTTAATTTGTATATTTCTTTGTGTGCATTTTTGTATTTACGTACTCTGCTGAGTGGACTGACAGGGGCTTTGTCCCAAATCCAACAACACATTGTGCCCTTGTGAACATCACTCTTCTGTTTGTGACTTCTGACCCTTTTAGCAGTGGCCTCTTCCCACTGAAGCACTGTTTCACTGGGCTTCAATTaatgtctccctccctctagtcGTGGCCTGTATATTAAGCTTTGGCTCTGGAGGACAGGCCTCTCAGATTCACTCACTCAGACACACAGGAGAAGAGctgccttcctcctcctctcctgtgtctgactgtgtctgtttctgtctgtgtgcCCTACATCCACAAAACCATTCTAATATAGCTTTTAGCACTCTGAAGGTGAATTTCAGccctctggagagagtctccgcCTGAAGAATTCACAGCTCCCACAAGCCAAAGAGGATTGCAGCTCCACAGCAGGAAATTCATGGTCTCCGGAACCCACTCCATCTCCCTCTGGAGGAGAGGGGAGCTAGCGGCATGGAAGTGAGCCTGGCCACCTGTCACCTTCTGGGCTGGGCGCGGGggacgaggagggggaggagaggggagcagagggGGGAGTGGGACTACCGGGCTttgtggagggagagacagacactaATCTTTGTAAGCAGCGAAGAGAAACACGGCCACGTTGGAGATCGATTGGCGGCGTCATGACGGAGAGCTCTCCGGGGTAACTGTGAAGGGCTTTTCATCAGAGGGATGCTTGCTAACTCAACACTGTGTTTGTCCTCCTTTAGTCAGTCAGCTCCTCTCTGTTCTGTTTCACTGCTGCCGCTCTGGCCATCTGTCAGGGTATACAGCcttcccctcacacacacaaatacacgtgcaagtatacatacacacacacacacacacacacagctcacatGTGTACTACCctctcacatgcacacacccatAAACATTAGGCGAGCTTGTGAGAGTCAGTTAACTTGTCACTTAGCGTATGTCACCATATATTCACCATACATTATTAAACTCCAGAGTAAAAGCCGTAAACAGCAACACAACTGCAACCTGACATTTATATCAGGAATTTCATTCAGTATGACGCGTAAATGCAATACAGAAAGACTGAATCTACGTGATATTTACTAGAGCAAATATTTTGTGAAGTTAAAAGTATTATTTCAAAAGGAAGCTGAGGCTGATATCCAGAACATTCCAGAAATACAGTTCACTTGTGTGTTTAGCCACTCTGATAAAGATTACTACAGAAAATACAATGTAATCCCTTTATAATAATGTCTCCCAGACAGTGTCATTGTCTGTCTTCTCCTTCTGTGTTAAACTATGAACTCTCTAGTACTATTACATCTATTTGCCCTAAAGCCACTTCTTTACAAAAACAAGATGAGTTATCAGAGCTCAAAGTAAAGCAGCTTACAGCCTGAACATGGAAATCAGTTCAGAAATCCCACCTCATAACatctaaaacacacacatacacacactttcatGGAACACAAACAGGGACTGGGATTAAAGAGAAACTGTCCCTAAAAACCAACTTCTCCATTTGAAAATGgtctatgtggcatcgatatgagtcagaaacatttattataGTGTAAAATGTACTACAAAATGTATATAGGATAagattttggtcataaagtcagtctcgagACAAAACTAGCCAGTTATAGCATATTGTGTTGTAGGACAGCTGCGCTGACTCAAGACCGGGCATTCAACTGGCAGTTGATACCGTTTCCACGGTAACACGTCTTCACAAATCAATTTATTGGTcctgtacacagtttagcaggtgttatagtggtgcagtgaaatgcttatgttactagctgcTAACAATGCAGTCAAATATCAAACAATTAAAATGTAAAGAAAAATACAAAGATAAAAAAGGCAAGAAATCAAGAATGGCAGGACGAATCCAATTAACAAATCCAAATAGCACTATCAAAATGCACAAGATaaactaagaatgatatgtacagcagtagttatattagagtgagctatgtcaagaatccagtatataaataaatatgcggtgtgtataaacagtgtaacaaAAATACAATGTCCAGTAGTATAAATATTTGAATAAGCTATGGTCGGGGATGCAGTACTTAAATACACAGTGTGAAACGGAAAGTGACCAGTGCTTCAATGTCTCTATAACATGGGACAGCAGCGTTggctgttggtgtgtgtgtgtgtgtgtgtatgaggtgtgtgtgtgtgtgctagcttgtgtgtgtgttttgtgtgagtgagtgtgcattACCTGGCAGATGGCTAGAGAtgtctgttcaacagtctgatggcctggtaatagaagctgtttcttagtctctcactgttggctttgatgcatctgtactgtCTCCGTCTGTCTGACGGTAGCCGAGTGAACAGTCCATGGCTTGGGTTAACGGAGGTCcatgatgatcttcttggcctttctttgacaccgggtgctgtagatgtcctgcaGAGAAGGCAGCGTGGCCCTAGTGAGGCGTTGggctgtctgcaccaccctctggagagccatgcggTTGAGCGTGgcgcagttgccataccaggcggtgatgcagcccgacagaatgctctcaatggtgcatctgcagacgtttgtgagggtcttatggGCCATGCCGAATTTCTTTAGTCGCCTGATGTTgtagaggcgctgttgcaccttcttcaccacaatgtCGGTGTGGCAAGACCaatttcaggtcctcagtgatgtgcacgccaaggaacttgaagcttttgaccctatccactgcggccccgtcgatgaggatgggggcgtgctccctctttGGTCGCCTCTTCTGTCTCATGGCGTGATGAAACTAAGTTGCAAGCTACCTTAATAAGGGGTTGTAGAATGAGTGTCTTATGAAACACAGTCCAGACTGGCTCTTGCTATCTTGCCATAACAGATTTGACAGAGAAATATCAGCTAGACTAGCTGCTGTCAGCTTGGCTAAACACAAGGTCAGCGCAGGCTTTAGCCTACACATAGAACTgaattagggcggcaggtagcctaggggttaagagtgttgggccagtaaccaaaggttcgaatccccgagccgactacgtCAAAATActgtcgatatgcccttgagcaaggcacttaatcctaattgctcctgtacctggggcggcaggtagcttagtggttaagagcgttgtgccagtaaccgaaaggtctctggttctaatccccgagcctactaggtgaaaaatctgtcgatgtgcccttgagcaaggcacttatccctaattgctcctgtaagtcgctctggataagagcgtctgctaaataactaaaatgtaaaatgtagctgACCATCTTGAGATGGCGAGTCAGTAAGGAGGGGAGAAGTCCTCAACTTCAAAACGTTGTTCTCTCCATATCAAAGATAGCTTAGCTTACCTCGCTGTACTCACTACTGtccttgtttgttgtgattgaaagACACActcaagaaacacccacatcaaaccacacccccaagacaactcGTTTGGCTTCAGCAGAGAAACtggatataatgacgagatgcttttCAAGCTCCCGCCTATTCctctctttggattggtggatacatctcgttatttgaatattcgatgaggggggttgacgtcaaccgcctgtattcaatggagagtgaGATGCTAGCCTCATGAATATGGATAGACAGTTTTGAATTTCAACAGGGACAACTCTGATATAAAGTGTTTCTTCTCAaggttgccgggatgtcacgtgcaTCACACTTATGTCAGTACACttgtaacaacctaagcattacaaaacttctattagatcaaataagcctcatgtATCAAAATAGCAATTCATTTTTATCTTGACTAAATTTGAATACAAAAACTCCTCACTTGCTTAATAATTAATGATCTGCTTAACGTgattttgggcggagtaaaccctctcctcttcctcactggcttcagtcatggccgctagcatttcttaatgaccaAGCTTCGAAAGAAGGCCGAATTAGGAAGTTCAGTCGTTCTTTAAAGAAGATTTAAAAAATAAGTCCAGGGTCCAGATCGTCCAGCACCACAAGATAATAAAGTGACAGAATAAAATAGGTAAagagaaagatgaatggagcaggagagagagagagagaggagtggagatagAGATATATAGGCCCAGAGACCTTCCTCTGGTTGAGGAGTCAAAATCTGATAATTGGATGTAGCTCTTTAGTGTAGCTGAGTGCTGGGTTGGTTTCTTGGGGCTGCATTGAGGCGCCACACCCCTCTGGACAAGCATTAGAGGTCAGCTCCGGCTGTACACACATGCAGCATAGACACACAACAATAGATACTGACCGCTCTGTACAGACATACATAAGACTGCTCTACATACACAAATATACAAGTCTACAAACTGACCTCGCTACACTGCAGAACTGCCACCTCCCTTCACACATACACAACGATATAGACTGACTTCtctacacaaacaaaaacaatgcAGAATGACCAGTCTACACAAATGCACGACAACAGCCTGTCACAACAACCAGGCTACACACATACAGAACAACAGAATGACCTGTCTACATAAATACGCAACAGTGCAGCCTAACAAATACACACATCACTGTAAAGACAAATATCTCTTCACAAATACCTGTACACACCACTGCACACTGACCTCTCTATACAGACACAAAACACATCCCTAAATCCTTACTAGAAAATATGATTTTACACACCACAAGACTTGACCCTCCACAGATAAACACAACATCACACACTCTAAAAACCACacaccacagaatcacacacatCCTTGTCTCCGTACAAAATGGctaacacactatatatacaaaagtatgtggacaccccttcaaattagtggattcggctatttcagccacacctgttgctgacaggtgtataaaatcgagcacacagccatgcaatctccatagacaaacattggcagtagaatggccttcctgaagagctcaatgactttcaacgtggcaccgtcataggatgccacctttccaacaagttagttcgtcaaatttctgccctgctagagctgccccggtcaactgtaagtgctgttattgtgaagtggaaacgtctaggagcaacaacagctcagccgcgaagtggtaggccacacaagctcacagaacgggaccgccgagtgctgaaccgTGTAAGAAtgttctgtcctcggttgcaacactcactacagagttccaaactgcctctggaagcaacttcagcacaataactgttcgtcaggagcttcatgaaatcagtttccatggccgagcagctgcacacaagcctaagatcaccatgtgcaatggcaagcgtcggctggagtggtgtaaagctcaccgccattggaccctggagcagtggaaacgcgttctcttgagtgatgaatcacgcttcaccatctggcagtccgacggacaaatctgggtttggcggataccaggagaacgctacctgccccaatgcatagtgccaactgtaaggtttggtggaggaggaataatggtctggggctgtttgtaatggtttgggctaggccccttagttccagtgaagtgaaatcttaacgctacagcatacaatgacattctagacgattctgttcttcaaactttgtggcaacagtttggggaaggcccattcctgtttcagcatgactatGCCCtagtgcacaaagcaaggtccatacagaaatggtttgttgagatcggtttggaagaagttgactggcctgcacagagccctgacctcaacccatcgaacacctttgggatgaattggaacgccgactgcgagccaggcctaatcacccaacatcagtgcccgacctcattaatgctcttgtggctgaatggaagcaagtccccgcagcaatgttccaacatctagtggaaaatctttccagaagagtggaggctgttatagcatatGGGGGACCAACCCCATATTCATacccataattttggaatgagatgttcgacaagcaggtgttcacatacttttggtcatgtagtgtatgtactgGCCGACTTCAACTGACCTCAGAGTCCATCCAAGGTTTTCTAGCATAAATATTACACTTAACAGTTATCAAATGATTATGGACACCTCCAGCAGACATACAGTGTATTTTGAGAGGCTTACTGGTGTAGTAATGAATGGCTCCACACTGAGATCCATTCACTCACAGCTGGCTCAGACCTTCAGCATGGAGAAAGCCTGGTGGTGAATACAGATGAATAGCCTGTCATTAGAGAGAGGAAGTACTAGAGAGCCAACCCACAGCCATCAAAACACCTTGGCCCCTCCCATTCACCGTGAAAGATGGTGGCTGATTGGCTGTGTGAATGATGTACACAGAGAACGACCAATGGTACATTAAATGTAACATGTACAGAGGAAATCCTTGGCCTGTCAGGTCACGGCCAAGCATGCACTGGCTATTTTAGGAAGCTGGATGACTTATTTAAGCAATTCTTCTCCCTGACGTCAAGAGCACTCCAAGTCCCATGGCTAGCTGAAGAGATGCTCGGAgagccgctgtgtgtgtgtgtagacgctCTGAGCGCTGTGTACTCTGTGAAATCTTCTGTGATGATATAGCTGGATGACTGTGAGAGCTGCCTACAGTGTGTGACTCGGTTGCTTTGACATTGAGGAAAGTGCAACTTGAGTAACAGCAGGTGTGAATCAGCTGGGAATCAAGGAACCACAATAAATCACCATATACAGTAGTtatctattttttttttgtatccGATAAAATACCCAACTATAATTAGCTGGGTTATGATGAAGTACTGTACATGAAGCTAAAATAAAACCAATGTTTTCCCCGGGGAGCCAGAAGCTTTGCAGCCCAATGCTTCTACATGATTTGATCCATGTGGGGGATTTGTTCAGTCCACTGGTCACCATGGTAACCTGGGGAGGGTGGGGCACTCATGGAATAGGGGACTAGCTCAGGACTCTGGAGCTAGTCAAAGTCCTCAGAGGTCAtcgcacactgcacacacacacactgctctgctgCTCCTGTCAGTGTCAAGGGTCATTTCATTTGATGGGAAGCTTGTCGTGGCATAAGCATAAGCAGTgaaaggagggtgtgtgtgacagcgcgtgtgtgtgtgcatgcatatgtgtctatgcgtgtgtgtgtgtgtgtgtgttgggggggagagggagctggtccagtcccctctctctctgctgctgctgggctGGAGCAGCTCCAAATCCCGCTGGCCTGCTTATGTTGCCATGGCTTAATACCAGCGCTTGCATTAACACGCAGAGAATAACAAATGTAATTGACTTTCAGAGAGACTTAACTTCAACAAAAAAGGGTCAGTTCTGAGTATGAAAGGGAGCACACAAAAGAGAGTGAGCGGGAGATGGATTTTGAGATGACGACACAGCTGTAGGAAAGAGGTCAACTCGGGAAGAGATGTagcgaggagaaagagagagagagaggtactggaGAAAGGGAGACCAGACAGATATAAAGAAGTGAAAGATATTGCGAAATGCCTTTAAATGGAGTTCCCCTGAGCTAGGTTTAAATAATTCAGACTTAGTAAATCAAGGAGGACTCCTGAGGGCTATCCTACAATGCAAGCTAGATCTTCTGAGGGTTTTtgtaaagctagccagcttcagttagtttcacattccagctcaggcttcatccgtatTGATAGATATTGCTCGTCGCTTTTTTCCCCATCGATACAATAATTTATTAAGTCACACTAAAGTTTTACTCTGCgtgaagtttcaaatgcattctgtcattactaaatgtgtaatgtgataggtATTTCAACAATACtattaaaaaataacaaataacatttgattaataaaatattgaatcacttgtcttcctcaaatgaaggggatgatgacgcAATCTTTGTGAgcgggagggaatctgatttcattggtcctcaactcacggctcagacacttcattcaggataaatggagttagccctgagaaatttacctggctaaaaggtggtACCTGTTATCCCGAGTTGAAATCAGAGTTGACAAAAGTTACttcgctaactcctcaaaccagGTACGCTGGACATCTGGTATAGAGACAGACTAGGAACTCGATTCAATCCACATCGCAGAAGTTCAGTGCTATAGCGCAAttaaaatgtaaaggcaatgttcccgcgttcgcagagactgcattcatggtaaacgctgcatatgacgactcaatcggaaattacctttcaaTTCCAATCGCGCTATAGCGCTGAACTTCCAagatacggattgaatcgagccctaggTCCCGTCGCTGTATACACAGCACTGCACTGACCGTACCATCATCACAGAAGGCTTTTACATGGTTCATATTATACTATTACTGTGTGCACTTTGTCATAATGAAATCCTcagtgacacacacaccacataacaCAGATGAGCCTTAAAGCAGCTGTGCTCCACTACCCTCATTATAATTCACTGAATACGACAAAACATCTCATTCAAAGCACATTCAAAATCACTTTCAAATTGTGCCTTAAGTGAGATGACTGTACGCATTCAGGCTATTTGTAATAGGTAATGAATAGAAGAATTGGCATGATCGCCCTACAAATATCTGCAGCAAATCACATGAATGAAAGCAATTTCAAGTTTTGTAagtgaacattttaaataaaaaagggtAAGAAAAAAAACGGTCTGCCACTGCCTCAGGGTGgctacatacactcacacacgtaGGGTTGCACAATTCTGGGAACTTTCAAAACATTCTCTGGTTTCCCGGAATCCCGGTTGGAGGATTTCCAGAATAAGGAGGGAATAAGTAGGATGTCCAGtgtcctccaaccaggatttctgcaAGCCCAAGGATTTTATTTAAAGTTCCCGGAATTCTGCAACcctacgcacgcacgcacccacacgCACACTCTTCCTGACATTTGAAAGAACTCAAAAAACAACTTTTAGAGAGAGGTGGTATAACACATACACATTAATAGAATGTCAGTGTAGAGAGTGCAATAAATAGCTCACCTGTTTCCAGTTGTCATAAATGATGACTGAACTCTCCTCATCGTCAACTGACACTGTGCGGTTGTAGCCTTCTCCTGGAAACAAACATGCTTgtcacaaacacatacagtacatcaacATAGTGACACTCAAACACATAGGAACACAAGCTCAAAAAACGCATTGAAGTGGATATACAGTACTGGGAGTCATTCAGCCCATTTGGACTGGTCCAGTTAACCTGGGCCCATACCTGGTATTACACAATGACAGCCTGAGGAGTTGTCACAGATCTGGGACACGGTTATTGTAGATTACAGTAGGGTGCCCCAGATAAAACATTGAGGTTACAGAAAGAGCTAAATACAAGAAAACACCTTGACTCTCCATGCGGCCTAGGATCTAAATCCTGTGTGGATTGCCTCTTCGTGACATGTCTCTGGCAGCACCTCCTACAGAGCAGTGTGCCCATCACTTTGCTGGAGCATTGATTGATTGAGTATTTGTCCCAAGACTGGTGTTATTATTACCCTGACCTTCAAGACAGCATAATGACACACAGTGCTGACGAATGGTGATTTGTCTTGTCATCTCTCAGCCTTGAGAGTGCACTCAGAAAATGGGAAAAGTAACTTTCAACATCACGACTCAGAATGCTGTTGATCTTTTGTGGCAGCTGACATCAGGCAATTGACATAAAGTAGATACCAtgtgcacactgcacacacacactccaacgcACAAGCACGCACAAGCACGCacgacacatacatacacacacacacacacacacacacacagaataactTTACCACAGGCTGTTTCAGAGTCCACAGACATTGAGCTGTCTGACATTCCAGCCAGGGCCAGAGACAGCGCTGATTTTCCAACCCCATTCTGCCCAAGTAGTACGATCCTTATAGCACTCCCATGATACCCCTCCGACGCTTGACTAAATGATTCATCCTGGCAAAGGGTGTCACTGATTGGTAGCGTGGCCGGTTCGTCAATCCCTGGTATCCAATCATGGTCCTCTGATACAGCCTCCTCCCGCCTCAGCTGGTGCTTGATTGGTAGAGGTGTGCTTC from the Coregonus clupeaformis isolate EN_2021a chromosome 14, ASM2061545v1, whole genome shotgun sequence genome contains:
- the LOC121581116 gene encoding GTP-binding protein REM 2: MTDQYSMFLTTAPPLRRGSTPLPIKHQLRREEAVSEDHDWIPGIDEPATLPISDTLCQDESFSQASEGYHGSAIRIVLLGQNGVGKSALSLALAGMSDSSMSVDSETACGEGYNRTVSVDDEESSVIIYDNWKQDLSTLQCEVVVLVFSVTDRRSFHRTAQLRLILRESLPHTPIILVGNKSDLVRSREISTEEAHSSAMMYDCQYLELSASLDHGTTELLEGAVRAARGDCVGPGWTEGDPGAGRRESLTSKAKRFLAGLVPRYYGRGDRDRGQYREMSRHKGSKILRQKSRSCHDLSAM